Proteins encoded together in one Candidatus Dormiibacterota bacterium window:
- a CDS encoding nucleic acid-binding protein, translating to ALQLRRRSAYDAAYLALAEDLGAELWTFDAALVRNAGARGHPVYLAG from the coding sequence GCCCTGCAGCTGCGGCGCCGGAGCGCCTACGACGCCGCGTACCTCGCGCTGGCTGAGGACCTCGGGGCAGAGCTCTGGACCTTCGACGCGGCCCTGGTTCGGAACGCCGGAGCCCGAGGTCACCCCGTTTACCTCGCGGGCTGA